The Streptomyces europaeiscabiei genome window below encodes:
- a CDS encoding VOC family protein, whose translation MLRVIGLLHYGLQVPSLDTGASFYSAFGLETAERGDAVVIRCEGREQDQTLLMEGPVKRFHHVAFAVEPGSLPEWQRHLEDLGLKLLDGPAEAPGGLWFRDHEGNLVNLRDEGIAPCREFGTTDAQDSNVGDRVRRIDQARWRSATEDTGPQRLGHMLIFSSDVSASEAFYTRTLGLRLSDRIVGGPVFMNSGPGDHHVFGFVPGEHPGLHHSSWMVSDIDQIARGAQNMAAEGYTKGWGLGRHTLGSNLFHYIQDPWGSWIEYSSDMDCITENWQPTDWEDLPAAVWSPGPPPADFITNQEAKPA comes from the coding sequence ATGTTGCGTGTCATCGGTCTCCTGCACTACGGCCTCCAGGTGCCGTCGCTGGATACGGGGGCGAGCTTCTACAGCGCGTTCGGGCTGGAGACGGCGGAGCGCGGCGACGCGGTGGTGATCCGTTGCGAGGGCCGGGAGCAGGACCAGACGTTGCTGATGGAGGGGCCGGTCAAGCGGTTCCACCACGTGGCGTTCGCAGTTGAGCCGGGCTCGCTGCCCGAGTGGCAGCGACACCTGGAAGACCTGGGCCTGAAGCTGCTGGACGGGCCGGCCGAGGCCCCTGGCGGGCTGTGGTTCCGCGATCACGAGGGGAACCTGGTCAATCTCCGTGACGAAGGAATCGCCCCCTGTCGCGAGTTCGGGACCACGGACGCGCAGGACTCCAACGTCGGCGACCGGGTCCGCCGGATCGACCAGGCTCGCTGGCGGAGCGCGACCGAGGACACCGGCCCGCAACGTCTCGGCCACATGTTGATCTTCAGTTCCGATGTGAGCGCCTCCGAGGCCTTCTACACCCGCACGCTCGGGCTGCGCCTGTCGGACCGCATCGTGGGCGGACCCGTCTTCATGAACTCGGGGCCCGGCGACCACCACGTCTTCGGCTTCGTCCCGGGGGAGCACCCCGGCCTGCACCACTCCAGCTGGATGGTGTCCGACATCGACCAGATCGCCAGAGGCGCGCAGAACATGGCCGCCGAGGGCTACACGAAGGGCTGGGGCCTGGGCCGCCACACCCTCGGCTCGAACCTCTTCCACTACATCCAGGACCCCTGGGGCAGCTGGATCGAGTACTCCAGCGACATGGACTGCATCACCGAGAACTGGCAGCCGACCGACTGGGAAGACCTCCCGGCCGCCGTCTGGAGCCCCGGGCCGCCGCCGGCCGACTTCATCACCAACCAGGAAGCGAAGCCCGCCTGA
- a CDS encoding fumarylacetoacetate hydrolase family protein — MTPQEWSLVQYRVDHSEKVAVGAYTDGTVVQGPPGTEGLTLMEVLGRWESFAPLFRDWTPTASDAVVGARLAPPLTYPGKVLCAGANYWDHIAEMGCARPDELGDPFFFFKPPTTTVTGSGDPVPLPAYAGARVDWEAELAVVIGRGGRDLTPERAMDHVAGYLAANDISARDRIKADKPVAEPFTYDWVSHKGQDGFCPLGPGLVPAWQITDPQNLRIQLSINGVLKQDSSTAQMMVKIPEVIAAASRITRLEPGDVILTGTPAGCGVPRGEFLAAGDDIVIEIERIGRLENTVVAS, encoded by the coding sequence ATGACACCGCAGGAATGGTCGTTGGTGCAGTACCGGGTGGATCACTCGGAGAAAGTCGCCGTCGGTGCGTACACCGACGGAACCGTGGTCCAGGGGCCGCCCGGGACAGAGGGCCTCACGCTCATGGAGGTGCTGGGCCGATGGGAGTCGTTCGCGCCTCTGTTCCGTGACTGGACTCCGACGGCGTCGGACGCCGTTGTGGGCGCCCGGCTCGCGCCGCCGCTGACGTATCCGGGCAAGGTGCTCTGCGCGGGCGCCAACTACTGGGACCACATCGCCGAGATGGGCTGCGCGCGCCCCGATGAGCTGGGGGACCCGTTCTTCTTCTTCAAACCTCCGACGACGACCGTGACGGGATCAGGGGACCCGGTGCCCTTGCCCGCCTACGCGGGCGCCCGCGTCGACTGGGAGGCCGAACTGGCCGTGGTCATCGGCCGTGGCGGTCGCGACCTCACGCCCGAGCGGGCCATGGACCATGTCGCCGGCTACCTGGCGGCGAACGACATCTCGGCTCGGGACCGGATCAAGGCGGACAAGCCGGTCGCCGAGCCCTTCACCTACGACTGGGTCAGCCACAAGGGCCAGGACGGCTTCTGCCCGCTCGGCCCCGGGCTGGTGCCCGCCTGGCAGATCACCGACCCGCAGAACCTTCGGATCCAGCTCAGCATCAACGGTGTGCTGAAGCAGGACTCCTCCACCGCTCAGATGATGGTGAAGATCCCGGAGGTGATCGCGGCGGCCAGCCGCATCACCCGACTGGAACCCGGAGACGTCATCCTCACCGGCACACCCGCCGGGTGCGGAGTCCCGCGCGGAGAGTTCCTGGCTGCCGGGGATGACATAGTCATTGAGATCGAGCGCATCGGTCGCCTGGAGAACACGGTGGTGGCGTCATGA
- a CDS encoding GntR family transcriptional regulator — MSRSRNTSHEEQRPADDGGDVPARSAPPDESPAAAAGGRRLALDVHGRLRTMILSGELPPGSVLPQAEMARKLGVSRTPMREAFRLLQEEGLIDARPDQRARVRSVDPEDLDAVYGARIMLETLAVSMTAKTFTATDVERMSAALKRMQGLTVDEQPDEWHAAHHEFHGIATQAVGPQLQRMIASLGEHSERYIRLAQLGAHSSWGKAYAEHEALLKALRLSDPVEAARVVARHLARTALSVLADIAPEYEPAATRTALGIAGNNQP, encoded by the coding sequence GTGAGCAGAAGCAGGAACACGTCCCACGAGGAACAGCGGCCGGCCGACGACGGCGGCGATGTGCCGGCCCGGTCGGCGCCGCCGGACGAAAGCCCCGCGGCTGCTGCGGGCGGGCGCCGACTGGCTCTCGACGTCCACGGGCGGTTGCGCACCATGATCCTCAGCGGCGAGTTGCCTCCGGGGTCGGTGCTGCCCCAGGCCGAGATGGCCCGGAAGCTGGGCGTCAGCCGCACGCCCATGCGGGAGGCGTTCCGGCTGCTCCAGGAAGAGGGGCTCATCGACGCACGGCCCGACCAGCGAGCACGGGTGCGGTCGGTGGACCCCGAGGACCTGGACGCTGTCTACGGGGCCCGCATCATGCTCGAAACGCTCGCTGTCAGCATGACAGCCAAGACGTTCACGGCTACGGATGTCGAACGCATGAGTGCCGCCCTGAAGCGTATGCAGGGGTTGACGGTCGACGAACAGCCGGACGAATGGCACGCGGCGCACCACGAGTTCCACGGCATCGCCACCCAGGCGGTGGGGCCACAGCTGCAGCGCATGATCGCCTCGCTCGGCGAGCACAGCGAACGCTACATCCGCCTGGCCCAGCTCGGCGCGCACTCGTCATGGGGCAAGGCATACGCAGAGCACGAGGCGCTCCTGAAGGCACTGCGCCTGAGCGACCCGGTCGAAGCCGCACGCGTGGTCGCCCGTCATCTGGCGCGCACCGCGCTGAGCGTGCTGGCGGACATTGCCCCCGAGTACGAACCCGCGGCCACTCGGACGGCTCTGGGCATCGCGGGCAACAATCAGCCCTGA
- a CDS encoding ABC transporter substrate-binding protein produces the protein MLPALSTPRPPGAPTRQLTVGVFPGSGNVHLHHAIDSGYFQQAGLEVNLVQVVSSDQQLAGWNDDDFDIMHTSPDHLLRGVLKRDPVAVRAEGMGELAVHRRPGTPLPTDRWAVDNARSAFAFVLRAVLADVAGSPVTDDQLVPVGGTLQRFQALRTEDLDGTTLHPPFDVLAADKGFPRVGGHLQVAPDLITNVVITAREVATAWHTRAYVEVCRASTEELLASGAPGIEAALLRHGPPAAAVRAAVPGLLGPAGLSTSPEVTLRGMEAVAGLRRRFAPDWQPARPLTSLIGPGQAD, from the coding sequence ATGCTTCCCGCGCTGAGCACGCCGCGCCCGCCCGGCGCCCCCACCCGACAGCTGACCGTGGGCGTCTTCCCCGGCTCCGGCAACGTGCATCTCCACCACGCCATCGACTCCGGATACTTCCAGCAGGCCGGCCTCGAGGTGAACCTCGTGCAGGTCGTCTCCTCGGACCAGCAGCTGGCCGGGTGGAACGATGACGACTTCGACATCATGCACACCTCTCCCGACCACCTGCTGCGCGGGGTACTGAAACGGGACCCCGTGGCCGTCCGGGCCGAGGGCATGGGCGAACTGGCTGTTCACCGGCGTCCCGGAACACCGCTGCCGACGGACCGGTGGGCGGTCGACAACGCGCGGAGCGCCTTCGCGTTCGTGCTGCGCGCCGTGCTCGCCGACGTCGCCGGCTCACCGGTGACCGACGACCAGCTCGTCCCGGTGGGGGGCACCTTGCAGAGGTTCCAGGCCCTGCGGACGGAGGACCTGGACGGGACGACGCTCCACCCGCCGTTCGACGTCCTCGCCGCCGACAAGGGCTTCCCTCGTGTCGGCGGCCACCTCCAGGTCGCCCCCGACCTCATCACCAACGTGGTGATCACCGCACGTGAGGTGGCCACCGCTTGGCACACCCGTGCCTATGTCGAGGTCTGCCGCGCGAGTACTGAGGAACTGCTGGCCTCCGGCGCACCGGGCATCGAGGCGGCTCTGCTGCGGCACGGTCCGCCCGCGGCTGCCGTCCGGGCCGCCGTGCCCGGTCTCCTCGGGCCCGCCGGCCTGTCGACCTCTCCCGAGGTGACCCTGCGCGGCATGGAGGCGGTGGCCGGCCTGCGCCGCCGCTTCGCTCCCGACTGGCAGCCCGCCCGCCCGCTGACGTCCCTGATCGGACCCGGCCAGGCAGACTGA
- a CDS encoding alcohol dehydrogenase catalytic domain-containing protein has translation MSETLPLSELGWSQALPVPATMQAMLFRRFGPPDVLEQATVDTPRPGPGEVLVQVAAVGIGRLLDLTARAGDHPYAKIEPPHILGADHAGTVAALGEGVDSVRVGDRVAVLPGVACGDCAYCADGREEVCDSLTVIGTHRPGAYAQYCAVPARNVHRVPDGIPAAMAASLALLGAVAANQMTQAGLRPGHWVLVQGASSALGSTTAAYAQHLGAKTIATSRSAEKRAAMAAAGADVVLDTNAPDFVERVREVTGGRGVDIAVDNLGDPAVWDATIDSLTRGGAVVTSGAFLGGQVKIDLRRVYSDCHRIIGVRTGNPAAVTELWKQVENGFRAVVDRTFPIARAADAHRYMEDDNSLGRVALTLGTGDWNA, from the coding sequence ATGAGTGAGACCTTGCCCCTTTCCGAGCTCGGCTGGTCGCAGGCGCTGCCGGTTCCCGCGACCATGCAGGCCATGCTGTTCCGCAGGTTCGGCCCGCCCGACGTCCTGGAGCAGGCCACGGTCGACACACCGCGCCCCGGACCCGGCGAGGTCCTGGTCCAGGTCGCCGCGGTCGGCATCGGCCGACTGCTCGACCTCACGGCCCGCGCGGGCGATCACCCCTACGCCAAGATCGAACCGCCCCACATCCTGGGCGCGGACCACGCCGGCACCGTCGCCGCACTGGGAGAAGGCGTGGACTCCGTCCGGGTCGGGGACCGAGTGGCCGTCCTGCCCGGTGTCGCCTGCGGCGACTGTGCCTACTGCGCGGACGGCCGTGAGGAGGTCTGCGACTCCCTGACCGTGATAGGCACCCACCGCCCCGGCGCCTACGCGCAGTACTGTGCGGTGCCGGCGCGCAACGTCCACAGGGTCCCGGACGGCATTCCGGCCGCGATGGCCGCCTCGCTCGCGCTCCTCGGCGCTGTCGCCGCCAACCAGATGACCCAGGCAGGGCTCCGCCCCGGACACTGGGTGCTCGTGCAGGGCGCGTCTTCCGCGCTCGGTTCCACGACGGCCGCCTACGCCCAGCACCTGGGCGCGAAGACCATCGCGACCTCCCGATCGGCGGAGAAGCGCGCGGCCATGGCCGCGGCGGGGGCCGACGTCGTGCTCGACACCAACGCGCCTGACTTCGTGGAGCGGGTACGCGAGGTGACCGGCGGTCGCGGCGTCGACATCGCCGTCGACAACCTCGGGGACCCTGCCGTCTGGGACGCCACCATCGACTCCCTGACCCGCGGCGGCGCCGTGGTGACCTCCGGCGCCTTCCTCGGCGGCCAGGTCAAGATCGACCTGCGTCGCGTGTACTCCGACTGCCACCGCATCATCGGGGTACGCACGGGCAACCCGGCCGCGGTGACGGAACTGTGGAAGCAGGTGGAGAACGGCTTCCGTGCCGTGGTCGACCGCACCTTCCCCATCGCCCGAGCCGCCGATGCCCACCGCTACATGGAGGACGACAACAGTCTCGGGCGGGTGGCACTCACCCTGGGCACCGGGGACTGGAACGCGTAA